A portion of the Glycine max cultivar Williams 82 chromosome 10, Glycine_max_v4.0, whole genome shotgun sequence genome contains these proteins:
- the LOC100794916 gene encoding probable polygalacturonase: MSQTMKMCPRLRNSYGIGVISLVLILVSVNVKVASGVYYAINCRKHSAVLTDFGGVGDGITSNTKAFQSAISKLSQYASDGGAMLVVPPGKWLTGPFNLTSHFTLFLDFGAVILASQDESEWPQLPVLPSYGRGRDAPGGRFSSLIFGTHLTDVVITGNNGLIDGQGAYWWNKFHQGQLTLTRPYLIEIMYSDQIQISFLTLVNSPTWFVHPVYSSNIIIKGLTIKAPVDSPNTDGINPDSCSNIRIEDCNITSGDDCIAVKSGWDEYGIRFGMPTQHLIIRRITCVSPDSAMIALGSEMSGGIYDVRAEDLTAINTEAAVRIKTAIGRGGYVKNIFVKGMNLNTMKYVFWITGTYGDHPDPGYDPKALPYITGINYRDVVATNVTKSARLEGISNDPFTGICISNVSIQVSEQQKKLQWNCSNISGVTSNVTPYPCALLPEKGQLECPFPTDTLPIDNVQLKSCN, translated from the exons ATGTCTCAGACCATGAAGATGTGTCCACGACTCCGAAATTCCTAT GGCATTGGTGTGATCTCCTTAGTTCTGATATTGGTATCAGTAAATGTAAAGGTAGCGAGTGGGGTGTACTATGCCATAAATTGCAGAAAGCATAGTGCAGTTTTGACAGATTTTGGTGGGGTTGGTGATGGCATAACATCCAACACAAAGGCCTTTCAATCTGCAATAAGCAAACTCAGCCAATATGCATCTGATGGAGGTGCAATGCTTGTTGTGCCACCTGGGAAATGGCTAACCGGACCCTTTAATCTCACAAGccattttactctttttctcGACTTTGGTGCTGTTATTCTTGCATCTCAG GATGAATCAGAATGGCCCCAACTTCCTGTATTACCTTCATATGGAAGAGGAAGAGATGCTCCCGGAGGAAGGTTTAGCAGTCTAATTTTTGGAACTCACCTCACAGATGTTGTTATAACTG GTAACAATGGTCTAATTGATGGGCAAGGAGCTTATTGGTGGAACAAGTTCCATCAGGGTCAATTGACTCTCACTAGGCCATATTTGATAGAGATCATGTACTCTGATCAAATCCAGATATCATTTCTCACTTTGGTCAACTCGCCTACCTGGTTTGTCCATCCAGTATACAGTAG taacataataataaaagggcTAACCATTAAAGCACCAGTGGACTCTCCCAACACAGATGGGATAAACCCAG ATTCATGTTCAAACATTAGGATTGAAGATTGCAACATTACTTCCGGTGATGATTGCATTGCGGTAAAAAGTGGCTGGGATGAGTATGGAATTAGATTTGGAATGCCAACCCAACACTTAATCATTAGGAGGATTACTTGTGTATCCCCTGATAGTGCTATGATTGCTTTAGGGAGTGAAATGTCTGGTGGAATCTATGATGTTAGAGCTGAAGATCTCACTGCCATCAACACTGAAGCAGCAGTTAGAATCAAAACAGCAATTGGTAGAGGTGGATAtgtgaaaaacatatttgtcaAAGGAATGAATCTCAACACCATGAAATATGTATTTTGGATTACTGGCACTTATGGAGACCACCCTGACCCTGGCTATGATCCCAAAGCACTACCTTACATTACCGGGATAAATTATAGAGACGTTGTTGCAACGAATGTCACAAAGTCCGCAAGACTTGAAGGAATTTCCAATGATCCTTTCACAGGAATCTGCATTTCTAATGTGAGTATTCAAGTGAGTGAACAACAGAAGAAGCTTCAATGGAATTGCAGTAACATTTCTGGAGTTACAAGCAATGTCACTCCTTACCCTTGTGCATTGCTGCCAGAGAAAGGGCAATTGGAGTGTCCTTTTCCAACTGACACACTTCCCATTGACAATGTTCAGCTCAAGTCTTGTAACTAA
- the LOC100793876 gene encoding heavy metal-associated isoprenylated plant protein 39-like, producing MKKVVLKVEIHDDKIKKKAMKAVSGILGVELVSADTKDKKLTIIGDIDPVKVVAKLRKQLCHADIVFVGPTKEEKKEEPKKDSAKEIVVTIAYGKPRKLLAESRTMSLFLRRFVALPKIMQADYLPRSPQDKTAQITV from the exons ATGAAG AAAGTTGTGTTGAAGGTGGAAATACATGAtgacaaaatcaagaaaaaagctATGAAGGCTGTCTCTGGCATTTTAg GGGTTGAGTTAGTTTCTGCAGACACGAAAGACAAGAAATTGACCATAATTGGGGACATTGATCCAGTAAAAGTAGTAGCCAAGCTAAGGAAGCAGCTTTGTCACGCAGACATAGtttttgttggaccaacaaaagaggagaagaaggaagaacctAAAAAAGATTCAGCAAAAGAAATTGTTGTAACAATAGCTTATGGCAAACCGAGAAAATTATTGGCTGAGtcgcggacaatgtcgctttttttaagacgtttcgtggcactgccaaaaattATGCAAGCAGACTATCTACCACGAagtccccaggataaaacagcccaaattactgtataa
- the LOC102659389 gene encoding uncharacterized protein yields MSRESGTATFSTPSPSDVDVLDPNKRAKISYAREFLLSLDIADSIVKSPLEAQPLIPCVVDEAPGLLSSPLCAPDYKCQSVPQQLSPNVVDDVSQLLHRSDEPYRPPCRYKARTSIRDGNDSLNGDTSESSECTDQERADRETWRKDTVSVTKEDKWHSSKNAGSKDSRDEFLMSPAKGNSKNLQFTSSVISKQLDASQKSSHIQGPVRGDAGLPPKLLETAKNCPTPLQQVQDLTTVGTVNPGLKTVNQTDKVVHPKERSNLDVEDLEGIAHVKESLKKSMPPSFLSKDNCGNHKNHCEVAHEQGFMELQLSNSPVSVYYSPGKISTNDPLEAYISPTSVEKGKQFASLIDDCESSTVYCKGISVRMNQNPSCPDFQIHQELESESFSCSSDGESNSSFELCLPDEDSLITFDELFLMPDVENLTVFDSSMSSSPESNLIEADVFSPSSPREMVEKLVEFILNDEISTPHVDDPIVHHGAGLGRFSHSMHAQKTPPKFCSNQLNPERDPQDHDKFQRNSIDSAIYSFYSHSFPSNTFSQPLPLNHDELKRFDHEVSQSMLQQIINPGKLNLCSLQSGLTPNLPALQMASCTQKLNSMQTRPFAYQEPKNYGDFVKPSPDFQGDGNINPALVDSFIEEKLRSSHWHPHVQGF; encoded by the exons ATGAGCCGAGAAAGTGGAACCGCGACATTCTCGACGCCGTCTCCTTCTGATGTTGACGTCCTAGATCCTAACAA GCGGGCAAAAATTTCATATGCAAGAGAATTTCTTCTCTCCTTAGACATAGCGGACAGCATAGTAAAATCACCGTTGGAGGCTCAGCCCTTAATTCCatg TGTGGTTGACGAGGCACCCGGCCTTTTGTCTTCACCTTTATGTGCTCCAG ATTACAAATGTCAAAGTGTGCCCCAACAATTATCTCCGAACGTTGTGGATGATGTTAGTCAACTACTGCATAGAAGTGATGAACCGTATAGGCCTCCATGTCGCTACAAG GCACGTACTTCAATTAGAGATGGCAATGACTCGCTTAATGGTGACACATCTGAATCTTCTGAGTGTACAGATCAAGAGAGAGCAGATCGGGAAACATGGAGAAAAG ACACTGTCAGTGTGACAAAGGAGGACAAATGGCATTCTAGCAAAAATGCTGGTTCCAAGGATTCTCGAGACGAATTTCTGATGTCCCCAGCAAAAGGAAACTCGAAGAACTTGCAGTTTACTTCAAGTGTAATCAGTAAGCAATTAGATGCTTCACAGAAATCAAGTCACATTCAAGGACCTGTAAGAGGTGATGCTGGTCTTCCACCCAAACTGCTAGAGACTGCTAAAAATTGTCCTACCCCACTCCAGCAAGTGCAAGATTTAACTACTGTTGGAACAGTAAATCCAGGGCTGAAAACTGTAAATCAGACTGATAAAGTTGTGCACCCTAAAGAACGTTCCAACTTGGATGTGGAAGATCTAGAAGGAATTGCCCATGTTAAGGAATCCCTAAAGAAAAGCATGCCTCCAAGCTTCTTAAGCAAAGATAACTGTGGAAATCACAAGAATCATTGTGAAGTGGCACATGAACAAGGTTTCATGGAGTTGCAATTAAGCAATTCACCTGTTAGTGTCTATTATTCTCCAGgaaaaatttcaacaaatgaTCCCTTGGAGGCATATATCTCTCCTACTAGTGTGGAAAAGGGAAAACAGTTTGCTTCATTGATTGATGACTGTGAATCATCTACGGTATATTGTAAAGGCATTTCAGTTAGGATGAACCAAAATCCATCCTGCCCTGATTTCCAAATTCACCAGGAGTTGGAATCAGAATCTTTCAGCTGTAGTTCTGATGGAGAATCAAATTCGAGCTTTGAACTTTGTTTGCCTGACGAGGACAGTTTAATTACATTTGATGAACTATTCTTGATGCCTGATGTGGAAAATTTGACAGTGTTTGATAGTTCCATGTCTAGCAGCCCGGAAAGCAATCTAATTGAAGCTGATGTGTTTAGCCCAAGCTCACCTCGTGAAATGGTTGAGAAGCTAGTGGAGTTTATACTCAATGATGAAATTTCTACACCCCATGTGGATGATCCAATAGTGCACCATGGAGCTGGATTGGGGCGCTTTTCCCACTCTATGCATGCACAGAAAACTCCCCCAAAGTTCTGCTCCAATCAGTTGAATCCAGAGAGGGATCCACAAGACCATGATAAATTTCAAAGAAACTCCATTGATTCAGccatatattctttttattccCACTCTTTCCCATCCAACACATTTTCTCAACCTCTCCCTCTTAATCATGACGAACTGAAAAGGTTTGATCATGAAGTTAGTCAATCAATGCTCCAGCAGATTATAAATCCAGGCAAACTTAATCTCTGCTCATTACAAAGTGGACTAACACCGAATCTGCCAGCACTCCAGATGGCTTCTTGCACACAAAAGCTAAATTCAATGCAGACTCGTCCCTTTGCATATCAGGAACCAAAAAACTATGGGGATTTTGTAAAACCAAGTCCCG ATTTCCAAGGTGATGGCAACATCAATCCAGCTCTAGTTGATAGTTTCATTGAAGAGAAATTGCGATCAAGTCACTGGCACCCTCATGTGCAAGGTTTCTAG
- the LOC100794389 gene encoding protein REVEILLE 6 isoform X1 — MVSKNPNPSEALNLDPSGMSLPGILPFAAAAAAAVSFEDPAKKTRKPYTITKSRESWTEPEHDKFLEALQLFDRDWKKIEAFVGSKTVIQIRSHAQKYFLKVQKSGTSEHLPPPRPKRKAVHPYPQKASKNVPVLSQVSGSFQSSSALLEPGYILKHDSSAMPKTSIIDTTVSSWSNNYLQKTTNVLHGQKQKVNNCCSSSESPRAQLVGESNGRGNNSHPLRVLPDFAEVYNFIGSVFDPNITGHVQKLKRMDPIDVETVLLLMRNLSINLASPDFEDHRRLLASYEVEPEVDKYINADRTMLDVRLKSAT; from the exons ATGGTGTCAAAAAATCCGAACCCCTCTGAGGCTTTAAACTTGGACCCCTCCGGCATGTCGCTCCCCGGAATCCTCCCCttcgccgccgccgccgccgccgcagTTTCCTTTGAGGATCCTGCTAAGAAGACTCGCAAGCCTTACACTATCACCAAGTCTAGGGAGAGTTGGACCGAACCTGAGCACGACAAGTTCCTTGAAGCTCTTCAATT ATTTGACCGTGACTGGAAAAAGATTGAAGCATTTGTTGGATCAAAGACAGTTATCCAG ATACGTAGCCATGCTCAAAAATACTTTCTAAAAGTTCAGAAGAGTGGGACAAGTGAACATCTTCCTCCACCCAGACCAAAAAGAAAAGCTGTTCATCCATATCCTCAGAAAGCTTCAAAAAATG TTCCAGTACTGTCACAGGTATCAGGATCCTTTCAATCTTCATCAGCTTTGCTTGAACCTGGATACATATTAAAGCATGACTCTTCAGCAATGCCTAAAACTTCTATTATTGACACTACAGTGTCTTCCTGGTCAAACAACTATCTGCAGAAAACCACCAACGTATTGCATG GGCAAAAACAAAAAGTGAATAATTGTTGCAGTAGCAGTGAAAGTCCAAGAGCACAGTTGGTTGGTGAATCTAATGGTCGAGGGAATAATAGCCATCCATTGAGAG TTCTTCCGGATTTTGCTGAAGTATACAACTTCATTGGCAGTGTATTTGATCCAAATATAACTGGACATGTACAGAAACTAAAAAGGATGGACCCTATAGATGTTGAGACG GTGCTATTGTTGATGAGAAACCTGTCTATCAATTTAGCAAGCCCAGATTTTGAGGACCAT AGAAGGCTGCTCGCATCATATGAGGTGGAACCTGAGGTCGATAAATACATCAATGCAGATCGAACCATGCTTGATGTGCGGTTAAAGAGTGCTACTTAG
- the LOC100794389 gene encoding protein REVEILLE 6 isoform X2 → MVSKNPNPSEALNLDPSGMSLPGILPFAAAAAAAVSFEDPAKKTRKPYTITKSRESWTEPEHDKFLEALQLFDRDWKKIEAFVGSKTVIQIRSHAQKYFLKVQKSGTSEHLPPPRPKRKAVHPYPQKASKNVLSQVSGSFQSSSALLEPGYILKHDSSAMPKTSIIDTTVSSWSNNYLQKTTNVLHGQKQKVNNCCSSSESPRAQLVGESNGRGNNSHPLRVLPDFAEVYNFIGSVFDPNITGHVQKLKRMDPIDVETVLLLMRNLSINLASPDFEDHRRLLASYEVEPEVDKYINADRTMLDVRLKSAT, encoded by the exons ATGGTGTCAAAAAATCCGAACCCCTCTGAGGCTTTAAACTTGGACCCCTCCGGCATGTCGCTCCCCGGAATCCTCCCCttcgccgccgccgccgccgccgcagTTTCCTTTGAGGATCCTGCTAAGAAGACTCGCAAGCCTTACACTATCACCAAGTCTAGGGAGAGTTGGACCGAACCTGAGCACGACAAGTTCCTTGAAGCTCTTCAATT ATTTGACCGTGACTGGAAAAAGATTGAAGCATTTGTTGGATCAAAGACAGTTATCCAG ATACGTAGCCATGCTCAAAAATACTTTCTAAAAGTTCAGAAGAGTGGGACAAGTGAACATCTTCCTCCACCCAGACCAAAAAGAAAAGCTGTTCATCCATATCCTCAGAAAGCTTCAAAAAATG TACTGTCACAGGTATCAGGATCCTTTCAATCTTCATCAGCTTTGCTTGAACCTGGATACATATTAAAGCATGACTCTTCAGCAATGCCTAAAACTTCTATTATTGACACTACAGTGTCTTCCTGGTCAAACAACTATCTGCAGAAAACCACCAACGTATTGCATG GGCAAAAACAAAAAGTGAATAATTGTTGCAGTAGCAGTGAAAGTCCAAGAGCACAGTTGGTTGGTGAATCTAATGGTCGAGGGAATAATAGCCATCCATTGAGAG TTCTTCCGGATTTTGCTGAAGTATACAACTTCATTGGCAGTGTATTTGATCCAAATATAACTGGACATGTACAGAAACTAAAAAGGATGGACCCTATAGATGTTGAGACG GTGCTATTGTTGATGAGAAACCTGTCTATCAATTTAGCAAGCCCAGATTTTGAGGACCAT AGAAGGCTGCTCGCATCATATGAGGTGGAACCTGAGGTCGATAAATACATCAATGCAGATCGAACCATGCTTGATGTGCGGTTAAAGAGTGCTACTTAG
- the LOC100793345 gene encoding heavy metal-associated isoprenylated plant protein 39 produces the protein MNKVVLSVELHDDKIKKKAMKVVSNLSGVESVSVDMKEQKLTLIGDIDPVVAVGKLRKLCHTDIVSVGPAKEENKGKNNKEEKKKPAVAENQNHQNLDDMVKAYEAYHHMHNQMRQPAYYYISVEENPNACVIC, from the exons ATGAAT AAAGTTGTGCTAAGTGTGGAACTACATGAtgacaaaattaagaaaaaagccATGAAGGTAGTCTCCAATCTTTCAG GGGTTGAATCAGTCTCAGTGGATATGAAAGAGCAAAAATTGACCTTAATTGGAGACATCGACCCTGTGGTTGCAGTGGGGAAGCTGAGGAAGCTGTGTCACACTGACATAGTCTCTGTTGGACCAGCCAAGGAGGAGAATAAGGGAAAGAATAATAAGGAGGAGAAAAAGAAGCCAGCAGTAGCAGAGAATCAAAATCATCAGAACTTGGATGATATGGTGAAGGCATACGAAGCCTACCACCACATGCATAATCAGATGAGGCAACCGGCTTATTATTACATAAGTGTGGAAGAGAATCCTAATGCATGTGTCATTTGCTAA
- the LOC100794389 gene encoding protein REVEILLE 6 isoform X3 yields MVSKNPNPSEALNLDPSGMSLPGILPFAAAAAAAVSFEDPAKKTRKPYTITKSRESWTEPEHDKFLEALQLFDRDWKKIEAFVGSKTVIQIRSHAQKYFLKVQKSGTSEHLPPPRPKRKAVHPYPQKASKNVPVLSQVSGSFQSSSALLEPGYILKHDSSAMPKTSIIDTTVSSWSNNYLQKTTNVLHGQKQKVNNCCSSSESPRAQLVGESNGRGNNSHPLRVLPDFAEVYNFIGSVFDPNITGHVQKLKRMDPIDVETVLLLMRNLSINLASPDFEDHAARII; encoded by the exons ATGGTGTCAAAAAATCCGAACCCCTCTGAGGCTTTAAACTTGGACCCCTCCGGCATGTCGCTCCCCGGAATCCTCCCCttcgccgccgccgccgccgccgcagTTTCCTTTGAGGATCCTGCTAAGAAGACTCGCAAGCCTTACACTATCACCAAGTCTAGGGAGAGTTGGACCGAACCTGAGCACGACAAGTTCCTTGAAGCTCTTCAATT ATTTGACCGTGACTGGAAAAAGATTGAAGCATTTGTTGGATCAAAGACAGTTATCCAG ATACGTAGCCATGCTCAAAAATACTTTCTAAAAGTTCAGAAGAGTGGGACAAGTGAACATCTTCCTCCACCCAGACCAAAAAGAAAAGCTGTTCATCCATATCCTCAGAAAGCTTCAAAAAATG TTCCAGTACTGTCACAGGTATCAGGATCCTTTCAATCTTCATCAGCTTTGCTTGAACCTGGATACATATTAAAGCATGACTCTTCAGCAATGCCTAAAACTTCTATTATTGACACTACAGTGTCTTCCTGGTCAAACAACTATCTGCAGAAAACCACCAACGTATTGCATG GGCAAAAACAAAAAGTGAATAATTGTTGCAGTAGCAGTGAAAGTCCAAGAGCACAGTTGGTTGGTGAATCTAATGGTCGAGGGAATAATAGCCATCCATTGAGAG TTCTTCCGGATTTTGCTGAAGTATACAACTTCATTGGCAGTGTATTTGATCCAAATATAACTGGACATGTACAGAAACTAAAAAGGATGGACCCTATAGATGTTGAGACG GTGCTATTGTTGATGAGAAACCTGTCTATCAATTTAGCAAGCCCAGATTTTGAGGACCAT GCTGCTCGCATCATATGA
- the LOC100306170 gene encoding heavy-metal-associated domain-containing protein, which translates to MKKVVLKVEVHEDKIKQKAMKVVSGISGVESVSVDMKDKKLTVIGDIDPVKVAAKLRKLCHAEIVSVGPAKEEKKEEPKKDDKKEDDKKKNPPSEIVADQLKFYQTHAYYYQMKPQYNPYYSAISVEEDPNSCVII; encoded by the exons ATGAAG AAAGTTGTGTTGAAGGTGGAAGTACATGAAGACAAAATCAAGCAAAAAGCTATGAAGGTTGTCTCTGGCATTTCAG GGGTTGAGTCAGTTTCTGTGGACATGAAAGACAAGAAATTGACCGTAATTGGGGACATTGATCCAGTAAAAGTAGCAGCCAAGCTGAGGAAGCTTTGTCACGCAGAAATAGTTTCAGTTGGACCAgcaaaagaggaaaagaaggaagagcctaaaaaagatgataaaaaggaagatgacaagaaaaaaaatccaccaAGCGAAATCGTGGCAGATCAACTCAAGTTCTATCAAACCCATGCCTATTATTATCAGATGAAACCACAATACAATCCATATTACAGTGCCATAAGTGTGGAAGAGGATCCTAATAGCTGTGtcattatctaa
- the LOC100779166 gene encoding probable polygalacturonase — protein sequence MEICPRIQNSYVIGVISLVLMLGSLNVKVAQCRVASKLVNIEYPAINCRKHSAVLTDFGGVGDGKTSNTKAFQSAISKLSRVASDGGAQLIVPPGKWLTGSFNLTSHFTLFLHKDAVILASQDESEWPQLPVLPSYGRGRDAPGGRFSSLIFGTHLTDVVITGQNGTIDGQGSYWWDKFHKNQLNLTRPYMIEIMYSDQIQISNLTLVNSPSWFVHPIYSSNITIKGLTILAPVDSPNTDGIDPDSCTNTRIEDCYIVSGDDCVAVKSGWDEYGIKFGKPTQHLVIRRLTCISPDSAMIALGSEMSGGIQDVRVEDITAINTQSAVRIKTAVGRGGYVKDIFVKGMTLSTMKYVFWMTGSYGSHPDPAFDPKALPNITGINYRDVVATNVTYSAKLEGISNDPFTGICISNVSIQVSEQKKKLQWNCTDVAGVTSNVTPNTCQLLPEKGKFDCPFPNDKLSIENVQLKTCSLQNVF from the exons ATGGAGATATGTCCACGAATCCAAAATTcctat GTCATTGGTGTGATATCCTTAGTTCTTATGTTGGGATCACTAAATGTGAAGGTAGCACAATGCAGAGTAGCCAGTAAATTGGTTAACATTGAATACCCTGCCATAAATTGTCGAAAACATAGTGCAGTTTTGACAGATTTTGGTGGGGTTGGTGATGGCAAAACCTCAAACACAAAGGCCTTTCAATCTGCAATAAGCAAACTCAGCCGAGTTGCATCTGATGGGGGTGCACAACTTATTGTGCCACCTGGGAAATGGCTTACAGGATCCTTTAATCTCACAAGTCATTTCACTCTTTTTCTCCACAAGGATGCTGTTATTCTTGCATCTCAG GATGAATCAGAATGGCCCCAACTTCCTGTATTACCTTCATATGGAAGAGGAAGAGATGCTCCCGGAGGAAGGTTTAGCAGTCTAATTTTTGGAACTCACCTCACAGATGTTGTAATAACTG GTCAAAATGGTACTATTGATGGGCAAGGATCTTATTGGTGGGACAAGTTCCACAAGAACCAATTGAATCTCACCAGGCCATACATGATTGAGATCATGTACTCTGATCAAATCCAAATATCAAATCTCACTTTGGTCAACTCCCCATCCTGGTTTGTCCATCCAATTTACAGCAG TAACATAACAATAAAAGGGCTTACCATTCTCGCACCAGTGGACTCTCCAAACACAGATGGAATTGACCCAG ATTCATGTACAAACACTAGGATTGAAGACTGCTACATTGTTTCTGGTGATGATTGTGTGGCAGTAAAAAGTGGTTGGGATGAGTATGGAATTAAATTTGGAAAGCCAACTCAACACCTAGTCATTAGAAGGCTCACATGTATTTCCCCTGATAGTGCCATGATTGCTTTAGGGAGTGAAATGTCTGGTGGAATCCAAGATGTTAGAGTTGAAGATATCACTGCCATCAACACTCAATCAGCAGTTAGAATCAAAACAGCAGTTGGTAGAGGTGGATATGTTAAAGACATATTTGTCAAAGGAATGACCCTCAGCACCATGAAATATGTATTTTGGATGACTGGCTCTTATGGATCACACCCTGACCCTGCCTTTGATCCCAAAGCACTTCCTAATATTACTGGAATAAATTACAGAGATGTTGTTGCAACGAATGTCACATATTCTGCAAAACTTGAAGGAATTTCTAATGACCCTTTCACAGGAATCTGCATTTCTAATGTGAGTATCCAAGTgagtgaacaaaagaagaagcTTCAGTGGAATTGCACTGATGTTGCTGGAGTTACGAGCAATGTCACTCCTAACACTTGTCAATTGTTGCCAGAGAAAGGGAAATTCGATTGTCCTTTTCCCAATGACAAACtgtccattgaaaatgttcagTTGAAGACTTGTTCCCTTCAGAATGTCTTCTAG